The window GGCCTCCACGGCGTTGGCGACGCGGGCGTGGGTCTCCGACGACATCTGGAAGGCGACGACGCCGATTTCAAAGGCGTTGGCGGCGGCGGACTGGGCGAGCAGCGCCGCTGCCGCGGCAAGCCCGATGAGGGTTTTCTTCATTTGGTTTCTCCTTCTGGAATTTATCAGACCGAGAACGCGGCCTTCTTGAGCACGCTGGCGGATACGCCGACCGAGCCGATGACGATGACACCGAGCATGATGTCCTGGAGGTAATAGGGAGCGCCGAAGAGCACGAGGCCGTTGGCGAGAACGGCGAGGATCAGGGCGCCGACGAAGCTGCCGGCGATGTTCGGCCGGCCGGGGTCGAACATGGTCATGCCGAGGAGCACGGCGGCGATGGCATTGAGGAGGAAGTCCCCGGCCATCTGCGGCGCCGCGGAACTGAGGTTCGCGACAAGGAGGACGGCGGCGGCGCCTGCGGCCGCTCCGGAAAGGGTCAGGCCGAGGAGCTTCATGCGCTTGGTGGCGATGCCGGCGCGGTGGGCCGCGCCCTCGGCCTCGCCGGTCGCCTGCATGTGGACGCCGAGGGGCGTCAGCCGGGTGACGAACCAGGAAATGGCGACGATCGCGAACATGATGAGGACGAGGAGCGGAATGCCGAGGAGCTTGCCGCGGGCAAGGGCGAGGAAGTTCGCATCGAAGCGGCCGACGAAGGCAACGCCGCCGGTGACCATGAAGGCGGTGCCGGTGGCGATCGAGGCAGTCCCCAGGGTGGCGATCAGCGAGGGTACCTTGATTGCGGTCACCAGGAGCCCGTTCACAAGTCCGCCGATTGTGCCGATGGCGAGGCCGGCGGCGACGGCGATGAGCCAGGACGTGTCGGAATGGAGGAGCCAGCCGACGATCACGGCGGCAAGGCTGGCGATGCTGGCAAAGGAGAGGTCGAGCTCCGACGTCAGAAGCGCGAAGGTGAAGCCGCAGGCAAAGATCGCCAGAAAGCTCGCCTGCTTCAGCACGGTCAAGAGGTTCGCCGGCGAGGCGAAATTGCGCGCGAACAGCAGGAAGACGACGAACAGGGCGAGGCCGGAAAGGGCGGTGCCGTATTTGGCGACGAGCTGCTTCATCGGCACGGCCTTTGTCTCGTGGCGGCGAACGGGGAGGGCATCATCGGCTGGATATCATGTGGGCCGGCCGCTTGCGAGGCCGGTGAGCTTGCGGGAGATCGTCGTCACCGTATCGAAGCTTTCAAGGAAAAGCTCGTATAGCAAATCCATCCGCTCGCGGCGATCGGGGCTTGGGTCAAAGCGAACGGTCTTGTGGGCGAGCGCGGTCGCGGCCTCGGCAAGGCTTGCCCTTCGGCCGCCCGCGACCCGGGCAAGGGCGAGGCAGCCCATCAGGCCGGCCTCGGGGTCTTCGGAAACGATGACCGGGCGGTTCAGCATGTCGGCGCGGATCTGCGGCCATTCGGGTACGCGTGCGCCGCCGCCGGCGAGGAACACCTCATTCGCCCGGATTCCCGCCGCGCTTTCCGCCAGCTCCAGGGTCCGCCTGTTCACCATCGCAATGCCTTCCATGGCCGCGCGCACCATATCGCCGCGTCCGTGTTCGGAGGATAGGCCATAAAACGCCGCGGCGAGGTTTTCGTCCCAGAACGGCACCCGCTCGCCGAAGAGGAACGGATGGAAGAGCAGGGGGCGGGGCGAGGGCGGTTCGGCCAAAAGCGCAGCAATGGCGTCAGCCGTGTTTCCGGTGCCGAGCCCAATGCGGTCGAGCAGCCAGTCGAGCACGTTGGCGCCGTTGAGGCCGGGTCCGCCGATGTGCCAGATGTCGCCCCAGTCGAGGGTGATGAGGCCCTCGGCGCTCGCCGGGCGGTCGGTCATCAGGCCGAACACCTCGCTCGACCCGGAGATGCAATAGGCGCTGCCGGGGTTCATGGCGCCGATGCCGGCGACCGCCGACCAGGTGTCGTGGGAGCCGCAACAGACCGTGGCGCCGGCAAGGAGACCCAACGCGCCGGGCAATCCCTCCCGAACCGTGCCGACCCGGTCCCAGGGCTGGCCGATGGGGGGCAGTACGTCCGGCAGGCCGAGCGCCGCGGCGAGGGAGGCGGGGCCACCGTCATAGGACGCGATCAACCGGGCCTCGGAGATCCGGTCGGTCATCTTCTCGCCGGTGAGGCGGAAGGTGAGGTAGTCCTTGGGTTCGAGGATCGCGTTCAGCCGTGCGGCGGCGTCCGGCTCGTGGTCCTTCAGCCAGGCAAGCCTTGCGGCGGGATGGTAGGCGTTTAGGTTCGCCGCCTCGGGGATGCGCGAGGGATCGAGCTTTTCTCTGGCTTCAAGGGCCACCCGCTCGGCGCGCCGGTCTCTGAAGCCGATGGCCGGCCGGATCGGGTTTCCGGCTTCGTCCAGAAAGACCTGGGTGCGGGTCATGCCGCAGATTGCCACCGCGCCCGTGTCGGCAAGGGCCGTTCGTGCGGTCTCGGCGATCTCGGCAACGGCCGCTTCCAGCAGGCGCCACCACTCGTCGGGGTCCTGTTCCGACGAGACCTCGTCCGGCCGAGAGAAACCTGCCGGGAGGCGCGCGCTCGCCAGGATCCGGTCCGTTCCATCATAGAGCCGCGCCTTCAGGGCGGACCCGCCGAGATCGATTGCCAATATGTTCACTGGACGCGCGCTTTCGGCCTCTCCCGGCGATCCTGCCGGTTTGACGCCTCACATATCCCCAAGCGGCATTGCTGTTCAACACGCCAGGCGTTGCGGAGGTGCCCTGAAAGCGAGGCGGGGATGTCAGGCCGCGCTGACGATGTCGAGCACTTCGTCCAGTGCCGCGATCGTGCGGTCGGCATCGCCGACATCGACCGGGGAGGCGGCAAAGCCGACGGAGACGACGCCGGCTGCGCGCGCCGAGGCGATGCCGGAGGGGCTGTCCTCGATGGAGAGGACCTCGGACGGGGCAAGGCCGAGGCGTTCGGCGACCACACGATAGGGGGCGGGATCGGGCTTGCCGGCCGGCACGTCGTCGAGGGACAGGGAAAACCGCATCAGGCCGGCGACGCCGAGGGCTTTCAAATTCGTGTCGACGACGATGCGGTTGGAATTGGAAACGGCGACCTGGGGGATGCCGCGATCGGCGAGCGCCCGCACGGTTTCGGCCGCCCCGGGGATCGGCTTGAGGCTGTCGGCGTTGCGCTGGTAGTGCTCGTTGAGGACGATGATCCACCGATCCCGGGAAAGGCTCCAGGGGAAGCGATCCTTCAGCGCGTCCCAGACGCCGTAGAGATTGACGCCGACGAAGCGGTCGTCGGGAAGGTCGGAGATGTCGACGCCATAGGCCGCGCAGGTCGCCAGCAGGGCCTTCAGGTGCAGCGGTTCGCTGTCGACGAGGGTCCCGTCGACGTCCCAGGCAACGGCGCGGATGGTCATTGGGCAAGCGTCCGGCGGGCGGACGCGAGCGCCTCATAGTTGGCGCGGAAGCGCGCATAGCCGGCGTCATAGAGGTCGGCGTTAGCCGGGTCCGGCTCGACGCGCTCGCCATAGGAGACGAATTTCGAGACCCCGTCCCAGTCGTCGGTCAGGCCGGCGCCGATGGCGGCCATCCAGGCCGCGCCGAGGCACGAACCGGGATGGCCGACGAGCAACTGCACCGGATGCTGGAGGACGTCGGCGCAGATCTGCATCCACAGGCGCGAACCCGACCCGCCGTCTGAGGCGAGGTAGCTGAGGGTCGGGTGGCCGATATCGTTGAAGACCTCGATGTGGTGGCGCAGCGCATAGGCGTAGCTCTCAAGCAATGCGCGCCAGACATGGCGGATGTCGTGGTTGAGGCTGAGGCCGTTGATGACACCGCGGGCGTCCGGATCGTGCAGCGGCGTCTTCTCGCCGAGGAAATAGGGGATGATCTCGACGCCGTCGGCCGCGGGGGGCGTCTCCGCCGCGATCGCATCGAGGTGCTGGTGCAGGGTGAGGTCGGCGCCAGCGGCCGCCTCCGCCTCGCCGCGGGCGAATTTTTCCGCGAACCAGTTGAGCGCCGAGCCGCCGGTCGCCATGCAGCCATTGGGCATGAAGAGGCCCGGGATCAGGTGCCGGTCGAGGAACATGCGCGGATCGGGCCTGGCCTCTTCCGAGGCCAGCATGATGTCGATGGCCCCGCCGAACTTCAGAAGAACGTCGCCGGGCTTCGTGATGCCGGCGGCATAGGCCGAGGCGATGTGATCGGCCGCGCCGCCGACGACCGGAATGCCTTCGGGCAGGCCGGTCGCCTTCGCAGCAGACGCGCTGACGGGGCCGAGGACCTCGTGGCAGCCGATCTGGCGTGGCACGGCGGAGCGGGGGATATGGGCCAGCGCGATGAGGTCGTCGGCAAGGTCGCCGGTCGAAAGATCGACGAAGCCGGCCTCCAGGGCCCAGTTCTGCTCCACGGCCTTCATGCCCGTCAGCCGCCAGTTGATGTAGTCGTAGGAGCCGAAGACGGTGTCGATGCCGGCAAAGACGTCCGGCTCGTGCTTTTCGATCCAGCGCAGCTTGGCGGCGACGAGCTGCTGGTTGATGCCGTTGCCGGCCTTCCGGACGAACTCGGCCTCGGGGACCTCCGCGGCGAGTTCGCTCACTTCCTTGCCGCAGCGGCCGTCGCTTTGCTGGATCGAGGGACGCAGGAGGCGGTCCTCACGGTCGAGCAGAACGACGGCCGGCAGCATTCCGGTGACGCCGACGGCGACGATGTCGGCGGCCCTAATGCCGGCCTCGGCGATCAGGTCGGGCACGATCCCGGCGACGTTCTCCCACCATTCCTCCGGGTTCTCCTCCGCCCAGCCCTGTCTGGGCGAGGAGAAGGTGACCGGGCGGGAGGTCTTTGCCAGCACCGTGTCCGGCAGGGAGATCAGGATGCCGATCGTCGACGTGGTGCCGATGTCGAGGCCGAGGACGCATGCCATGGCGCGGGGGCCCTATCTGACGGAGTTGACGACGTCCATGAAGCGCTTGACCCGCTCACCGTCGACCGAATTCCAGGTGTCGCCGTCGACCTTGAAATGGGTGCCGATGACGCAGCCGGAGGCGACCGACATGACGTCGCGGACGTTGTCGACGTTGACGCCGGTGTTGGCAAAGACCGGCACCATGCCCTCGACCGCCTCGGCGGCGGTGCGCAGGTCCGAGGCATCGGCCGGCTGGCCGGTGATCGGGCCGGAGACGAGGATGGCGTCGGCGAGGGACGAGAACACGGCGGACTTGGCGCGCAGGCCGATCGGCCGCTGGTCCAGCGAATGGGCGAACTCGGCGTTGATGTTGAAGAGCATCTTCATGTCGGTGCGGCCGAGGTTGCGGCGCAGGCGCGACGGGGTCGCGCAGTCGGGCGCCCAGACCCCCATGTCGGAGGCAAAGACGCCGGTGAAGATCTCGCGCACGAACGAGGCGCCGGTGGCCACGCCGATGGAGACGGTGGCGGTCGGATCCCAGAGATAGTTGACGCCGAACGGGACCTTGAGGACCTGTTTGGCGGCGGCGACCACCGCGGTCATGGCGGCGATGCTTTCCGGCGTTGCTTTCAGCAGATAGGGCCGGTCGTTCTCGTTGCCGAACATGATCGCATCGACGCCGCCGGCCTGCAGCTTTTCGATGTCGCTGACGACGTCGTCGACGAGCTTCGCCATCCCGCCATCGGCATTATAGAGCGGCGAGCCGGGCAGCGCGCCGATATGCGCCATGGCGATCACGGCCTTCTTCTTGTCGCCGAAAAAGTCGAAAATCATCTGGTTTTCCTTCGTTCTTGGTCTTTTCGTGGTCGTCAGCCGGCGATCTCGACGCGCACGCCGGCATCGGCCAGCGCATCGGCGAGCGGTTCGGGCGGGCGGGCGTCGGTGACGAGGACGTCGATCTCGCCCATGCTGGCGACGAGGGCGACGGACATGCGCTCGAATTTCGAGCTGTCGAGGAGGACGACGGATTGCTCGGAGCGGGCGATCAGGGTGCGCTTGATCTCCGCGTCGGCGAGCGAATAGTCGAAGAACCCCTCGGTGGAGAGGCTGGAGACGCCGATAAAGGCGATGTCGAAATAATAGCCGTTGAGGTAGTGGGCGGCCCGGGCGCCGATCAGCGAGGGCTCGGTGCCGGAAACCTGTCCGCCTGGCATGTAGACGTCGGGCGTTGCGGCGCTCAGATGGCCGGCGATCTTCAGGCTGTTGGTGAAGATGTTGACGGCGACGTCTTGCAGCAGGTCGGCGAGCTCGAAGGTCGAGGTGCCGATATCGAGGGCGATGCTTGTCCCCGGATCGATCATCTGGACCGCGCGCCGGGCGATCGCCTGCTTGGCCGCCCTGTTGCGGGTGGCGCGGGCATCGACGCTCGGCTCCACCAGATCGACGGTGAGGCCGCCGGAGCGCTCCAGCGAGACCGCGCCGCCATGGGTGCGCACCAGGACGTTCTGCTCGGCGAGCTGGTCTAGGTCGCGGCGCAGGGTCATTTCGGAGACGCGGCAGAGATCGGCCATGCCCGGTACGGTCACGAAGCCCTCGGCCTGGACGGTTTCCAGGATGAGCTTGTGCCTTTGCACCGCTGGCATTTTGACGTCCGGCATGAAGGAGCACCCATTCCCGAGTTGTGCTTGGCCCGATTTGCACCAGGTCCGATCCGGCCTGATTTTTCCGCGGCCCGATATGTATCCGGTTTGTGCAATTTTGTTTGTTTGGTCAATCTAAAACAGAAAAAGCACATTTTCAAACGAAATGTGATTGATATGTGTTCGTTTATGTGAGAATGTGACGCTATAACGACCGTGTGGGAACGAAATGAACAAAACCGTCCTCATCACCGGGGCCGCCAACGGGATCGGCCTCGCCGCGGCCAGGGCTTTTGCCAAAAAGGGCTGCCGGCTCGCCCTGACCGACATCGATGCCGAGCGGCTCCAGGGCGTTGCTGCCGAGTTCGACGAGGGCACGGTTACAGCCAAAGTCGACGTGCGCGACAGGGCGACGATCGAGGCGGCGTTCGCCAAGGCCGGCGAAGCGTTCGGGACGATCGACATCGTCGTTGCCAATGCCGGCGTTTCCAGCATGAAGCGGGCGATCGACCTCACGGAAGAAGACTGGGACTTCAATGTCGACGTCAACGCCAAGGGCGTCTTCCTGACCAACCAGGCGGCGGTCCGGCATTTCCTCGCCAAAAAACACCCCGGCGTCATCGTCAACACCGCCTCGCTGGCGGCCAAGGTCGGCGCGCCGTTCCTTGCCCATTATTCGGCGAGCAAGTTCGCCGTCGTCGGCTGGACACAGGCGCTCGCCCGCGAGCACGCCAGGGACGGCATCCGCGTCAACGCGGTCTGCCCGGGCTTCGTGCGCACCCCCATGCAGGACCGCGAGGTCATCTGGGAAGCAAAGCTCGCCGGCTCGACGCCGGAGGCCGTGCGCCAGTCCTATATCGACCAGACGCCGCTCGGCCGGCTGGAGGAGCCCGAAGACGTCGCCGACGTCATCGTCTTCCTCGCCTCCGACGCGGCGCGGTTCATGACCGGCCAGGCGATCAACGTGACGGGCGGCGTCTACACGACTTGAGGAGGCCGGCAGGACAACAGAACACCTCAAAAAACAAGAGTGCCGCATGTGACGGACGGCACCGGGGAGAAGGCGGAGAGAAAGGCACCATCGAGAGCCCGACGGGCGCATCCTAAGCGTCTTTTGGAGGAGCGCGGCCCGCAAGACGGCCGCCGGAACAGACGCTGTCAGCGAAAGGAAAAGCGATGAACAGACTATGCAAATGGTCCCTGACCACACTCATGACCGGGGCCGCGGCCGTGATGATTTCCGGGGCGAGCCTTGCGGCGGAGCTGAACATCATCATCGAGGAAGTGCCGGACTACGACATCGTCAAGAAGCTGACGGAGAAGTTCGAGGCGGCGAACCCCGACATCAAGGTCACCTTCGACGCCATGCCGTTCGACGCCATGCGCGACAAGATCCTGACCTCGAGCCTGGCGCCGAGCGCCACCTATGACGTCATCATCATCGACAATCCGTGGATGGAAGAGTTCTCGCGCGCCGGCTACCTGACCCCGCTCGACGACTTCATCAAGGCCGAAGACGGCTACAAGTACGACGACTTCATCAAGGCCGTTGCCGATGTCGGCGTCGTCGACGGCAAGACCTACGGCGTTCCCTACTACAACTACGCCCTCGGCCTGATCGTCCGCCAGGACATCTTCGACGAGAAAGGCATCGAGGTTCCGACGACGCTGGAAGACTACGTTTCCGTCGTCAAGGAGCTGACCACCGACGACTTCTACGGCGCCGCCATGCAGCCCCAGAAGGGCTACAAGATCATGGAGGAGTGGAAGAACTGGCTCTATGCCGAGGGCGGCGAGCTGTTCGACGAGAACGGTGAGGTGATCATCAACAACGACGCCGCCGTCAAGGCGCTCGACATGTATATCGACACCTACAACACCGCCGCGCCGAAGAACTCGCTCAACTGGGGCTTCGACGAGGCGCTGCGCGCCGTGTCCTCCGGCAAGGCCGCGACCATGCTGAGCTACAACTGGATGCTGCCGACGCTGAACGCCAAGGACGGCATGTCGGGCGACCTCGCCGGCAAGTTCAAGCTCTATGAAGTGCCCGGCGGCAAGGCGGCGCTCGGCGCCTGGTTCTGGGGCATCCCGGCCAATGCCGAGGACAAGGACGCGGCCTGGAAGTTCGTTTCCTGGATCACCAGCCCGGAGGTTGCCAAGGAACGCGTGATCGCCGGCGGCGCGCCGGTGCGCACCAGCGTCATCAACGACAAGGACGTCTGGGAAAAGGGCTTCGGCGAGGACTACTACACGACGCTGCAGGGCATCCTTGAGGATGCCGCGCCGCTCGCCACCGGCCCCCATGCCGAAGAGCTGATCGAGATCGTCGGAACGGAGCTGAGCGCGGCCGTTTCGGGACAGAAGACCGTAAAACAAGCGCTCGACGCCGCCGCAAGCGGCGTGAAACGGACCCAATAGGTCCTCCAGCAAGCAATCGCGACCGGCGCCCATCCTGCCGGTCGCGGTCCTTTTGGCCTCTGACGGGAAGATCGGCATCGTGTCGCTGCGCTATCGACTGATCCTGCCCCTGACGCTGCTTCTTGCAGCGGTGATGGCCTACCCGCTGGTCTTTTCGGCCTGGATATCGCTGCACGACTACCGGCTGACCCGGCTCTACGACGTCCGCTTCCGCGGCCTCGACAACTACCTCTTCATCTTCGGCGACGCGCCGTTCCTGAAAGCGATGACGAACACGCTGATGTTCGTCGCCGGTGCCGTCAGCCTGGAACTGGTGCTCGGCCTCGGCCTTGCGCTGCTGCTGCAGCGGCTGGTGCGGTTCCAGAATTTCGCCCGCGCCGTGCTCTTGGCGCCGATGTTCATCACGCCGATCGCCGTCGGCCTGATGTTCCGCTTCATGCTCAGTTCCGAACTCGGCGTCATCCCGCACTATCTGCGCCTGATGGGGCTCGGGGTCGACTGGTTCAACGCCGATCTCGCCCTCTTCAGCCTGATGCTGATCGATGCCTGGCAGTGGACGCCGTTCATGCTGCTGATGTTCCTTGCCGGGCTGGAAGCGCTGCCGCGCTCGCCCTTCGAGGCGGCCAAGGTCGACGGCGCCTCGCCCTGGATGACGTTCTGGCACGTCACCCTGCCGATGCTGCGGCCCGTCATCCTCGTTGCCCTCATCATCCGCGCCCTCGATGCCTTCAAGGTGTTCGAATATGTCTACGCGATCACCCGCGGCGGGCCGGGGGACGCGACGGAGGTCATCCTCTTTCACATCTACAAGACCGGGTTCCGGTTCTTCCGCATGGGCGAGGCCGCGGCCATGGCCTTCGTGCTGATCGCCATCACCCTGGTGCTGGTCGTCATCCTCTATTCGGCGATGCAGAGGAAGTAGGGCTCATGACCAACACCGTCGGACAGAGCCGTCTTGCCAGCCTAGCCGTTGCGCTCCTCGTGGCGCTGGCGATCGTCATCGTGCTGTTCCCGTTCCTGTGGATTTTTCTCGCCTCGATCAAGCCGGCGAGCGTCGTTGCGCTGCCGGACGTGTGGACCTTCTCGCCGACCGCGAAGAACTGGAACGACGTGCTGCTCGGTTCGGACGTTCCGAAGAACATCCTCAACAGCCTGATCGTCTCCGTCGTCACCGTCAGCGTCGCGCTCTTCACGGGGGCGCCGGCCGCCTACTCCTTCTCGCGCTACAAGACCGGCGCCGGGTTCCGCTTCACCATCCTTGCGGCCGAAATGATGCCGCCGGCGATCCTGATCCTGCCGCTGTTTCTGATCCTCTACCAGCTCGGCCTCATCGACTCGCTGATGGGCGTCATCCTTGCGCACCTCACCTTCGTCGTGCCGGTCGTCACCTGGTTTCTGATCGGCTTTTTCGACGACGTGCCGCGCGAGCTTGAGGACCAGGCGATGATCGACGGTTACACGCGCTTCCAGGCCTTCTACAAGGTGATCCTGCCGGCGATCCGGCCGGGCATCGCGGCGGCCGCCGTGTTCGGCTTCGTGCTGTCCTGGAACGACATGTTCTACGCCCTCATCCTCACCGGCGGCGAGAGCAAGACCCTGCCGGTGGCGATCGCCGGCTTCTGGACCTTCCGCGGCATCGACATGGGCAAGATGGCGGTCGCCATCCTGATTGCCGTGGTGCCGATCCTGATCGTTTCCTTCTTCATCCAGAAACATTTGGTGCGCGGCCTCGGCGGCGGCGCCGTCAAGTTCTAGGGCTGTCCATGGCTGGCGTTCGACTGAAAGACCTATCGAAGAGCTTCGGCGCCGTTGAGGTGCTGAAGGGCATCGACCTCGTCGTCGAGCCGCACGAGTTCGCCGTCCTCCTCGGGCCCTCCGGCTGCGGCAAGTCGACGACGCTGAGGATGCTGGCGGGCCTGGAACCGGCCACCGGCGGCGAGATCTGGATCGGCGAGCGGAATGTCACCAACCTTGAGCCGCGCGAGCGCGACATCGCCATGGTGTTCCAGAACTACGCGCTCTACCCGCATATGACGATCGCCCAGAACATGGGCTTCGGCCTCAAGGCGCGGAAGCTGCCGGCCGACGAGATCGCTGCCCGCGTCACCAAGGCCGCGGAGATGCTCGGCATCACCGATCTCCTCAACCGCCGGCCGCGCGAGCTTTCCGGCGGCCAGCAGCAGCGGGTCGCCATCGGCCGGGCGATCGTGCGCGAGCCGAGCCTGTTCCTGTTCGACGAGCCGCTCTCCAACCTCGACGCCAAGCTGCGGGTGGAGATGCGCACGGAACTCCTGCAGCTCCACCGCAGCCTCGATGCGACGACCGTCTACGTCACCCACGACCAGGAAGAGGCCATGACCATGGCCGACCGGATCGTCGTCATGAACAAGGGGCGGATCGAGCAGATCGGATCGCCCTCGGAGATCTATTTCCGGCCGGCCTCGCTGATGGTCGCCGGCTTCATCGGCAGCCCGGCGATGAACTTCGTCGACGGCAAGGTGGCGGGCGGTAAGGTCGAGACGCCGATCGGCGCCATCGCGGCGTCCTCGCTGCCGGAGGACGGCACCAAGGTCACCATCGGCTTCCGGCCGGACGACTTTTATTTCCCCGACGACCTGCCGGCCGAGGAGACCGCGGCGACGATCTCCTTCTCGGTCCGCTTCATCGAACTCCTCGGCGCCCGCGGCATCGTCACGCTGAGGGCCGGCACCACCGACTTCAAGGCGATCTTCGAGGAGCGCTTCCTCAACCGCTTCACCGAAGGCGCCACCGTGCCGCTGTCGCTCAGCAGGGACCGGCTGCACGTTTTCCTGAAAGAGACCGGCGCACGGTGGGGCGGCGAGGCGTCCTGACGCCGTCCGTCCGCTTGGTGGGTTGGCCCTATTGCGCGTTGAGGAACGACAGCCACAGGAACAGGCTGACGACCGACAGCAGCGTTGCCAGGATGATCGTCGCCGAGACTTCCATTTCCGCCGCGCCGTAGCGCTTGGCGACCAGGTAGCTGTTGATGCCCGACGGCAGGGCGGCATAGATGACCGCGACGCCGCCGACCACGGGCGGCAGGCCGAACAGCTTGAAGGCCAGCACCCAGACCGCCAGCGGGTGAATGACGAGCTTGACGAGGCTCAGCATCAGGCCGCTGGTCAGCCCCCGCACCAGATTGTAGCGCGCCAGCGACATGCCCATGGCAAGGAGGGCGCAGGTCGCGGTCGTCTTGCCGATGCCCTCCAGGAGCGTTGCCAGGATGCCGCCGGGCGTCAGGCCCGTGAGCTTCAGGAACAGTCCCACGATCATGGCGACGACGATCGGATTGCGGATCAGCGAGCCGCCGATCTTGGCGAATTGCGTCCTGAGGCCGGTGCCGGAGGTCGGGCCTTCGACCATCAGCGTGACGGCCGTCATCATGATCGGCAGGTGGACGGCGAGAAGCAGGAACATCGGCATCGCCGCGGCATCGCCATAGACCCGGATGATCAGCGGAATGCCGAGGAGGACCGTGTTGGACTGGGCCGAGACGAAGCCGAAGAGGACGCTTTCCTTCCAGGTGCCGTTGCCGAGCCGGGTCGCGAGCAGCATGCCGGCGAGCCAGGCGACCGCGACGCCGGAGAAATAGGCGACCAGGTAGGCCCAGGAGAAATCCGCACTATCGAAGTCCTTGGTCAGGGTGAGGACGATCAGGGCCGGCACGGCAATGGAAAAGACGTACTCGGTGAGGCCTTCCTCGGCCGCGCGCGAGACGAGGCGCGTCTTCTGCGCCAGCCAGCCGACGGCGATGAGACCGATCACCGGGAGGATGATGGCAAGGATGGACATGGGCGATCTGCCGGGTGAGGGGTTCAGGACTCGGTGGGGTTCGGGAAGGGCGCGATGCCGAGCGTCTCCGCCCGGGCGCGGGTGAGAGCCAGCAGCATGTCGATGGTCGGCACCGGAACGCCCTTCAGCCGGCCGAGATCGCTGACGCCGCCCATCAGGGTCTCGATCTCCGGCTTCCGGCGCAATTCGAAGTCCTGCAGCATGGAGGACTTGTGATTGCCGACCTTGGCGACCGTCTCTTTCATCGGGGCAAGCACGTCGGTCAGGCCGAAGGCGGCGGCGACGGCGCCGACCTCCAGCCAGGCGTCGCGGGTCAGATCAGCGAGCGGCGGGAAGATGAGGAGGTTGCGCGAGGTCATGCCGGTCAGTGCGCCGATCCCGCCGGTCACGCAGTTGAGGCTCAGCTTCTTCCAGATCTCGCGCTCGAAGGTCTCGCTGTGGACCGCGTTGAGGGCATCGCTGGAAAGGGCCTCGACGAGGGCCGCGCATGCAGGCCGGACGCGCTCGTCCGCCTCGCCGAACACGAACCTGTTGGCCGTCGGGCTGGAATTCATGATGAGGCCCGGCGCCTCCACATGGTTGGCCGAAAAGGCGATGCCGCCGATGGTGCGCTCAATGCCGACCTTGTCCTTCAAGGTC of the Rhodobium gokarnense genome contains:
- a CDS encoding ABC transporter substrate-binding protein, with product MNRLCKWSLTTLMTGAAAVMISGASLAAELNIIIEEVPDYDIVKKLTEKFEAANPDIKVTFDAMPFDAMRDKILTSSLAPSATYDVIIIDNPWMEEFSRAGYLTPLDDFIKAEDGYKYDDFIKAVADVGVVDGKTYGVPYYNYALGLIVRQDIFDEKGIEVPTTLEDYVSVVKELTTDDFYGAAMQPQKGYKIMEEWKNWLYAEGGELFDENGEVIINNDAAVKALDMYIDTYNTAAPKNSLNWGFDEALRAVSSGKAATMLSYNWMLPTLNAKDGMSGDLAGKFKLYEVPGGKAALGAWFWGIPANAEDKDAAWKFVSWITSPEVAKERVIAGGAPVRTSVINDKDVWEKGFGEDYYTTLQGILEDAAPLATGPHAEELIEIVGTELSAAVSGQKTVKQALDAAASGVKRTQ
- a CDS encoding carbohydrate ABC transporter permease; the encoded protein is MSLRYRLILPLTLLLAAVMAYPLVFSAWISLHDYRLTRLYDVRFRGLDNYLFIFGDAPFLKAMTNTLMFVAGAVSLELVLGLGLALLLQRLVRFQNFARAVLLAPMFITPIAVGLMFRFMLSSELGVIPHYLRLMGLGVDWFNADLALFSLMLIDAWQWTPFMLLMFLAGLEALPRSPFEAAKVDGASPWMTFWHVTLPMLRPVILVALIIRALDAFKVFEYVYAITRGGPGDATEVILFHIYKTGFRFFRMGEAAAMAFVLIAITLVLVVILYSAMQRK
- a CDS encoding carbohydrate ABC transporter permease, translated to MTNTVGQSRLASLAVALLVALAIVIVLFPFLWIFLASIKPASVVALPDVWTFSPTAKNWNDVLLGSDVPKNILNSLIVSVVTVSVALFTGAPAAYSFSRYKTGAGFRFTILAAEMMPPAILILPLFLILYQLGLIDSLMGVILAHLTFVVPVVTWFLIGFFDDVPRELEDQAMIDGYTRFQAFYKVILPAIRPGIAAAAVFGFVLSWNDMFYALILTGGESKTLPVAIAGFWTFRGIDMGKMAVAILIAVVPILIVSFFIQKHLVRGLGGGAVKF
- a CDS encoding ABC transporter ATP-binding protein encodes the protein MAGVRLKDLSKSFGAVEVLKGIDLVVEPHEFAVLLGPSGCGKSTTLRMLAGLEPATGGEIWIGERNVTNLEPRERDIAMVFQNYALYPHMTIAQNMGFGLKARKLPADEIAARVTKAAEMLGITDLLNRRPRELSGGQQQRVAIGRAIVREPSLFLFDEPLSNLDAKLRVEMRTELLQLHRSLDATTVYVTHDQEEAMTMADRIVVMNKGRIEQIGSPSEIYFRPASLMVAGFIGSPAMNFVDGKVAGGKVETPIGAIAASSLPEDGTKVTIGFRPDDFYFPDDLPAEETAATISFSVRFIELLGARGIVTLRAGTTDFKAIFEERFLNRFTEGATVPLSLSRDRLHVFLKETGARWGGEAS
- a CDS encoding AEC family transporter, which produces MSILAIILPVIGLIAVGWLAQKTRLVSRAAEEGLTEYVFSIAVPALIVLTLTKDFDSADFSWAYLVAYFSGVAVAWLAGMLLATRLGNGTWKESVLFGFVSAQSNTVLLGIPLIIRVYGDAAAMPMFLLLAVHLPIMMTAVTLMVEGPTSGTGLRTQFAKIGGSLIRNPIVVAMIVGLFLKLTGLTPGGILATLLEGIGKTTATCALLAMGMSLARYNLVRGLTSGLMLSLVKLVIHPLAVWVLAFKLFGLPPVVGGVAVIYAALPSGINSYLVAKRYGAAEMEVSATIILATLLSVVSLFLWLSFLNAQ
- a CDS encoding ketopantoate reductase family protein, whose product is MKICVYGAGAIGGHLAVRLAEAGHDVSVVARGPHLAAIQATGLSLQSDGRTVTVHPHATDTPADLPVQDIVLVTVKTPALAGIADGIAALCGPETAVAFCVNGLPWWYLASLDVPQDAWSPAIADMIGTLKDKVGIERTIGGIAFSANHVEAPGLIMNSSPTANRFVFGEADERVRPACAALVEALSSDALNAVHSETFEREIWKKLSLNCVTGGIGALTGMTSRNLLIFPPLADLTRDAWLEVGAVAAAFGLTDVLAPMKETVAKVGNHKSSMLQDFELRRKPEIETLMGGVSDLGRLKGVPVPTIDMLLALTRARAETLGIAPFPNPTES